A window of uncultured Methanoregula sp. genomic DNA:
AGAGGATTCATCGGGGATCGAGAGCATGCCGGGGACGCGGATGGCATCCCCTGTGATCGTAGTGGCGCTCACAATGATTAGCCCTGTCCCGCCAAGCGCCAGATCCCGATAGACATTCATGAGCCGGGGGGTCGGCTGGCCGGCTTCATCGGCCATGGCTTCCCAGGTGGCCGACCGGACAAGCCGGTTCTTCAGCCGGAGGTTCCCGATACTTGTCTCATCGAAGAGGGACTTCATGAAACTCCTATTTCCAGGTTACCTGCAGGGGTTTCCTCCGGGGAATGCCGTAGATTTTGTACTGCGGGTTGCCGAACATCAGAGCATAAGCACTCCTGCGCCCGTCCGGAATGCCGAGTTCATTCTGGAGCGGCTCATAGGACATTGCTGCTCCTGCAACAAATCCTGCCCAGCAGACACCAATGCCGAATGCCGGCGCTGCCACATCGAAGTGCGTGAGTGCGATGATAGCGTCGGTCTGACCAACCGTATTGCCATCCGGGAGTGTGCCGTCCGGGACATGGGCAAAGAGGAGGTGCGGGGCTCCGCGGCAGATGGGATCGTTCCCTGCATCCCACGAAGCGATCAGGAACGGCACATAGCTACTCATCGGGTGGTTTGAACCGATAAGGGTCTTCATCCACTTGACGGTCAGAGCAGCTATCTTCTTCACTTTCTCACGATCTTGGACAACAATCCACTCCACCGGCTGCCCGTTGCCACCCGTTGCAGCGTACCGGGCAATATCGAGAACCTCGAGGATCTTCTCCTTTGGCACCGGGTCCTTCGTGAAATGTCGCACAGAGCGTCGTTTCTTAAGATAATATCCCATGTCTTCGGACGCAATTGTCCCCGCACCGGAAGGCAGGGGCACCCTCTCGTCCGGTCGCTCGTTCAAAAGGAGCGCCTGCGACGGGCAGTGGACCTCGCAGTGCCCGCACCGGATGCACATACCGGCTTTTGCTTCCGGCACTTTCGGCAGGGTGTTCTCATCGGCAGGGTCAATGAGCCCCATGGCACAGGCATTCGAGCAGATCCCGCACCGGGAGCAGAGGTTCTGGTCAACAAGTATTGTGGTCATGATCTGGTCTCTTTTTTCTTTTTCGTCATTCTGTTATCGGTACGTGAGGGGGTTTGTGGTTTCAGGGGGTGTTCTTTCAGGATGGTTGCGAGCCGGGCCATGGTCTGCCCGACCTTCTCTGCATGAGCGATACCCTCCTCATCCCGCTCGACATCCCCGATGTCCCTACCCATCCCGATGCAGGGAAGACCGGGAACCACCATCTCGTTGGCAAGGAAAAAATGGAGCATCGTATCGAAGGTCCGGCTGGCACCGGCGCGACGGACTGCTACTGCAGCGTTCCCCACTTTTCCAGAGAGCGGGTGCCCGTTGGCATGCGAGACAAACCCGGCCCGATCGATGAGCGCTTTCATCTCGGAGGTGACATCCAGGAAATACACAGGTGACCCCAGGATAATCCCGTCCGCATCGATCATCTTCCGGATACAGGTATTCACGAGGTCGTCATCGATGACACATTTCCCGTCCCGGTTCTCGAAGCATTTCATACACGAGGTGCAGCCGTGGATCTTCTTTCCGGCCAGTTGGATGGTCTCGGTTTCGATCCCTGCATTCTCACATTCCCTGAGAATATGCCGGATAAGGATGGAGGTGTTCCCGTCTTTCCGGGGACTCCCGTTGATTGCAAGTACTTTTGTCATGGTATCAGCGCTGGACCAGTTTCTTCCCGGCACCCCAGGCATCTCCGGCATACTTCCCGAGGGACCAGTAGCGGTTGTCAGGCATGGTCAGGAAGAGAGGATCGATCACCGGGAAATCCGGCCGGCCGTCCTTCACCACCCGCCCGTCAGCATACACTCCCGCAATCTCTCCGATAAAGAGCCGGTGGGTTGGAAGCGGCACGCTCTGTACGAGCCGGCATTCAAGGGTCACCGGGCACTCCCGGATCATGGGTGCGGTCTTCTGGGAGCCATAGAACACATCGAAAACCTGCGATTTATCGGTTTTTTGTCCTGAAACAATGCCGCAGTAATCAGTCTTTTCCAGCAGATCCAAAGAGGGAATGTTCACCGAGAAGGTCTTTGTCTCTTCGATGCCTTTGACCGTGTAGTGGTTGTTCGCGATCCCGCAGGCGATCATGGGGGGATTGCCATTTGCCCGGGTAATCCAGCCCACTGCCATGAAATTTGCTTTCCCTGCTATCTGTGTCCCGACCAGCACCACCGGCATCGGGATAAAGAAGTTGAGTCCAATCGGTATCTTTTCCATGATCTCTCCTCACTCCGCTGCCTGCGGGAGTGCCGGCCAGAAAACCATACCCAGGCAGAATGCACAGGATTCTTCTGAAAGGGCAATCTGAACCATTAGATTAAAATCGGCCTTAACTGAATATATAGGAAATACAGGTATTATTGAAATCAACTTCCATTGAGGTAACCATGATGTATACGAAGAACGGGAAGACCTATCACTGTACGGTTGAAGCAGCACTTGACGTGATCGGCGGGAAATGGAAGCCGATAATACTCTGGCACCTCAACGGCAACGTGCTCCGGTTCAGCGAGCTGCAGAAAGGATTGCCCGGCGTCAATTCAAAGATGCTCACCAAACAACTCCGGGAGCTTGAGGAGGACGGGGTTATCCGGCGGACTGTCTATGCCGAGGTACCCCCCCGGGTGGAATATGCCATAACGGATTTCGGAAAGACCGTGCTCCCGATCTTGGAGGCGCTCTGCATCTGGGGAGCACATTATCTCAACTCTGATAAAGAGGGAGGGGAGGAGATCTCGTCTCCGTGTCCGGCAAAAAAGATGCTGAAACACTGACTTGTTGCAACACCGGTCCGGCGCCATATGCGGTTCCGTCAATCGCGGGGGATACTTCCCATCCCGAATGATTGGGGAGTTCTCCCGCAATACACGTTTTCTTTTTTAGTAACCTGATCCGGTTACTGGTATGGATGCGTTTTTGGCATCACTCTTCTCCTTGTTTCAGTATAATTTCCCCGGAAAATTGTCCACTATACAGGCTGTCCGTCATTGATGCGGAACACCGTTACCGGCCTACCAGAATTTCCTGACTGGAAAGAGACCACAAGACCGCACAATAGTTATTCATAAAAACACTTCAAACTCCATTGATCATGACACGTTTCGGGTTCATTGGCACCGGTTCCATGGGCAGCATGCTCATCCGGCAGTTCATCCTTGCAGGGGTTGCCCAGCCGGGGGAGATAGTTGCATGCAGCAGACAGGGCGCTTCTGCCCGGGCTGTTGCGGAGAAGACCGGCATTGCCGTGAGGGATACCCCGCAGGAGGTTGCACAGGATGCAGAAGTCCTCTTTCTCTGCGTCCGCCCGCTTGAGATAAAAGGCGTGCTCGCAGATCTGCAAAATTCCCTCTCAGACCGCACTCTCCTCGTTTCAATCGCCAGCTCAGTAACAATTGCAGATCTGTCCGGATGGACCGGGCCGGGCGTGCGATGTGTCCGGATGCTCCCGAGCGTGACTGCGGAAGAGCATGCCGGCATCTCCCTTGTTGCCTGGGGACCGGGTGTGACCGAGGGCGATAAGGAGCTCATCTTCTCGCTCTTCTCTGCCATCGGTACTCCTGTAGAAATCGAAGAGCGGCACTTTGAGATTTACGGGGATCTGACGAGCTGCGCACCGGCCCTGATATCAGCCATGATGCAGGAGTTTGCATTGTCTGCAGTCCGGAAAGAGGGGGTCAGTCCGGCGCTGGCAGCATATCTCGTGCAGCAGACCCTTATCGGGACCGCATGGCTGCTTGACCGTGATGATATGGGTTTTGACAAGCTGATCGGGCGCGTTGCAACCAAAGGGGGCATCACCGAAGAAGGGGTGACGGTGCTCCGGAACCGTCTTCCGGTTGTCTATCAAGAATTGCTGGACGCTACCCATAAAAAACACGAAGTGCTCATAAAGAAGATAGCAGAACAGGATCTTCCCGGATAACGCTATTCTTATCAGGGTGCTCCCGGTTTTACAAAAACAGTCAGGCCTGGAGGTTCATCCATCCCAGGTCCTTTTCCCCAAATTCTGACGACCGGGCTTTCCTCTTCTCCGGTGTAGGTTCCGTGTACCTTACCGGGGAGCCGGACTCGATCGGCAGCCGGGATTCCTGGCGGCGCTGTTCCATCATCACTTCGATCATATCCCGATCAAGGGACGTATCTCCCGGGGAGAGGATCCTGTTCAGGGTGTACATCTCCTCGATGAACTGGTAAGGCCCGATCTCCCGGAATTCATCGGGGGCAACCGGCATGAGGCTCGATATCTGTTTTATTGCGCCTGCATTCTTTTTGCTGATGTATCCCAGGACGTGATAAGATTCCACGAGAGCTTCAAGCTGGGAATGCCCGAATTTCTTTACCCCGCCATCTGTCCAGCAGTAGAGATGGTAGGTTTTCTGGAGGGGAAGCGTTTCCTGAGGGGGCGAAGCGGGCGGAATTCCCCGTTCGGGCAGTTCGGACAACGTGTTTACCGGTAAAGGATACTGGAGTGCAGGTACGGTGGAGGCAGGCAGTACAACAACCGGAGGTTCCTCGCGGAGATCTTTTTCAAGCGAGGCGGACTCTATTTCGAGGCAGGATTCCCGTGCATCGAGTGCAGCTTCCCGCGCTTCCAGCGCAGATGTTTTTTCCGCATATTCCGGATCAACCGCCGGCTGTTTGGCACCTGAATTGCCCGAAGAGACCAGCGTGAACGGGTTCTCCAGCTCGTTCATCCGTTCACGGATATCCATGAGCAGGCGCTTGATAGTGATTTTAAGAAGATCAACCTCTCGTTCAAGGTTCTGGAGCTTGACAGCGGGATCATCTGAGGTTGCAGCCAGAATGATATCATCGATATGAGTTTGATCGACCGCCATGGCTTATCTCTCTACAATATTAAAATTATTAATTGATAAATATTTCGTTTTCCAAAAAACCTTAGATTGAAGTTTGTTTTGTAATATACTGCATCCTGTGACGTATCATACGGAGAACTATAGAGATGGGGATATATTTTCTTCCTGCCCGGCGAGAGAGGAGATCGGTACCATCCGGTGCCACCGGTCAGAGAACCATCAGGTACCTGCGATCTCCTGCGCAAATGATCCGGTTGCCTGCACATGCCTTGGGCAATTTCGACTCCCTTATCTTTGATACATCCCCACTCTTTCCATGGACCCGGTCATAGTTCGCATCCGGCAGGAGCTTCAGAGCCAGGCAGACCCGGAGCTGCAGGAAACCTCAAAGCGGTTCTTCAAAGAGAAGATACTGTGTTACGGCATGAAAACCGCGGCAGTGGTAGCGTTATCAAAAAAGTACTGGAAAGAGATCCAAAAAAGGGACAAAGAGGAGATCTTCTCTCTCTGCGAAGAGCTCTACCGGTCGGGATTCATGGAAGAGGCCTTTATTGTTTCGAGCTGGGCACACCTTCTTGCCGATCGTTACGAGAGAGAGGACATCACGGTCTTCCGCAACTGGATCGACACGTACATCACCAACTGGGCCGAATGCGACGGCTTCTGCAATCATACGATGGGAAAATTCATAGAGAAATTTCCGGAGTATACCGAAGAACTGAAACGCTGGACAGAGTCGGATAACCGCTGGATGCGCCGGGCTGCTGCGGTCTCGCTCATCATCCCCGCCAAACACGGGCATTTCCTCACCGAGGCTGTGGAAATTGCCGATCTCCTGCTGACTGACACGGACGATATGGTCCAGAAAGGGTACGGCTGGCTCTTAAAAGAAGCGAGCCGGAAGCACACCGGTGAGATCTTCTCCTATGTCATGAAGAACAAACGGGTGATGCCCCGGACCGCCCTGCGGTACGCCATTGAGCTGATGCCGGAGGATCTCCGGGCAGAGGCAATGAAAAAAGACTGGTAACTGCCGGAAGTGCACCTCTTCGTACAAACGTACGTGGTACACCCGCGGAAGACGTATGAACCGGTTGGTTGCAGACTCACGCGGTAAAGCCTATCCCATATCCCGGACATGGTGCCTGCCCCCGTCTTCGAGCTGGCGGGCCACCTCAGCTTTCATGGAGAGAAGCGCTTCCTGGGTGATCAGTTTTCCCGACATGACATGGATCTCTTTTTTTCCGGTGATGGCATTGTCTTCATACGTGACAACAAAATCCTCATGGTTTGCCATTGCAGAGAAGAGGAGATCCGTCACTGCTTCGTGAAACGGTTTCTCGTTTTTCTTCCGCCGCCCCTTCCTGATAGTCATACTAGTACCTGCACTATCAGAAATTATAAAATAGTGAGATCATATTCTGAATTTTTTGGGCGCTATGAAAAAGGCCTTTCAGCAAAAGACCTGTTTTCATGGATCGCTTTTATTAAACCGCCAATGCGATCCGTGACAGGCGCTGCTCGACAAGACTCATCAGATCCTCAAGCTCCCGGCACCGGTTCAGTTCATCAGTACTTATCAACACAACAGTACCTCTGCCCGTCGTTACCAGCACCACCGGGAACGTCGATATCCCGCTGCCGAACTCGTTGCAGAAATCGTTCCGGTCAAGAATCCTTGAAGGGAGTTTCTGCTCCCGGATAAAGCGTTTCCATTCTTTTTTTATTCCCAGCGGGCTCTGGATGAGCGCGGAGAGGTTGCAGCCTTCCGCAGGCGATGTGCTCGAATGTGCGGAATAATCCTTGATCCGCGGCAGCACCCCGCTATCATTATTGCATACGAACAGAAGAGAATCTTCCTGGAGCATGAAGAATCTCTCTCTTTCTGTCCGCTTATATTATGGAACGATGGTCCGGGTTCAATCAATGGAATCCTGTGTTCAATGAACGGCAGGACAAACCCCAAATATTATACCTTGTCCACCGCTTTCAGCTGCAGCCGGTCCAGCCGCAGTTCTTGCAGATTCCCTTGTTGCAGCCTTCCCCGAAATCGAGGGGTTCGTTGCATTCGGGGCAGGGATTTCTGGTCCCCACTTCCCGGATGTCCCAGTCCTTTAAGGTCGTGATACTCTGGTTCCGGGCCGAGAGCTCGATACACCGCCCCACAACATCAGCACAGGAATGGCCTTCCGATGATGGGTTCTTGATGGCAGAGATGCAGTTGACTTTCGCAAACTGCTTGACGAATTTCTGGTAGGGAACACCATTCTGGAGCCCGGTGCTGATCGAGCGGCCAAGAGCGCTGCTGTTGGCATCGCAGCCGCCGTTCCCAACTGTCCGGATAAAGACCTCCATGGGCTTTCCTTCGTGCAGGTTCACGGTCACGTAGAGCCGGCAGCACCCGGACTGGCAGAGATAGGTCCTGCCGGACAGTTCCCGGGGCCGCTCGATCGAGAGGGCCGGGATCTTCTCCGGCGCGTTCCTCCCGGCCACCGGCACGGCTGCCGGAGCTGGAACCGGGGCGGGGGCCCCTTCTTTAAGGGCAAGAACCACATCCTCCCGGCTCCCGGTCCGGTAGATGGTGATCCCCTTGAGCTTCAGGGACCAGGCCATGAGAAGGGCCTCGGCGCAGTCATCCTTTGTGGCCGTGGAGGGCATGTTGATGGTCTTGCTGATGGATGCATGCACATGCTTCTGGAATGCGGCCTGCATCAGGATATGATCCTTCCAGCTGATGTCAAGAGCCGTCTTGAAGAGCGCCCGGAATTCCGAAGGAAGCCAGTGCAGATCCTGAACCGTCCCGGTCTCGTGGACATGGGCAAGGACTTCATCGGCTTTCTTCTGGAGCTCATCACCGGAAAGCCCGAGGCCGGAAAGGGTGCGCTTCAGGTAATCCTGGAAGACAGGGTTTACAATGATAAAGGTCTTGCCCACGGTATTCTTCCGGGTGTAGGCAAACGAGAAGATAGGTTCAATTCCGCTCGAACAGCCGGCAAGGAGGGAGATCGTCCCGGTCGGTGCGATCGTTGTCATGGCCGCATTCCTGACCGCAAACTCTTTCCAGATGCTCCCCTGCCAGGCCGGGAACGGCCCGGCTTTTTCGGCACACCGGCGCGATTCTTCAACAGCGGTTTCCGTTACGATCTGCATGATCCGCTCGCACCAGGCCCGGCCACCGGAGGAATCGTACGCCTGGCCGGTCATGAGGAGCGCATCGTGGACACCCATAAGCCCGAGGCCGATCTTCCGGGTCCTCCTTGTCGCATCCCCTATCTGGGGGATGGGGAAGACATTGTGCTCGATAACCAGGTCGAGGAACCGGGTGGCCATCCGGGCCGTCTCGCGAAGCAGGGTCTCGTCAAGAGTCCCGTTCTCCACGCATGCTGCAAGGTTGATGCTCCCCAGCACGCAGCTCTCGTACGGGAGGAGGGGCTGCTCGCCGCAGGGATTGGTTGTATCAATCTCGCCAAGCTGGGGGGTCGGGTTGTGCCGGTTGATCTCATCGTAAAAGAGGATGCCCGGCTCGCCGTTCTTCCAGATCCCTTCAACAATCCCGGTCCAGATCTGGCCGACCGTAACATTTTCCCCGGTGTGGGGATGAGTAATCCAGACGGTCCCGAACTGCTTGCGGGAGACAAGATCCATGAACTTGTCGTTGACCAGAATGGATATATTGAAATTGGAAAACTCGCCTTCCTTGGTTTTTGCCGTGATGAACGCAAGGATATCGGGATGCCAGACATCGAGGATCCCCATATTTGCGCCGCGACGCCGGCCACCCTGCTTGATGACCTCGGTAGCCGCATTGAAGACCCGCATGAACGAGACAGGGCCCGAAGCAACACCCTCGGTTGACTGGACGGGGGATCCCTCGGGACGGAGGTGCGAGAAATTGTACCCGGTTCCCCCACCGGTCTTGTGGATGATCGCACCCTGTTTCATGGCATCGAAAATGCCATCGATCGAATCGTTAACCGGCAGCGTGAAACAGGCTGATAGCTGGCCGAGTTCCGTGCCGGCATTCATCAGGGTCGGGGAGTTGGGAAGGAAACGCAGGGAGCGCATGGCCTCAAAAAAGCGGCCTTCCTCATCCCTGTCACCGGCAAGAGCCGACGCTACACGATGACAGATGTCCTCGAATGACGTTTCCCCTTTCCGGAAATAACGTGCGGAAAGGATGCTGTCAACAACAGGTGATGAACTCATGGATATCCCGGATTTTTTTAATTATGGCAGTTTTGAATTTCCACGGCAGGAGTGCCACCTGTTCCGGAGTACGAAAATGAAAGATGGTACCCTGCCCGCTGGTTGGATCTTCTCTTGTGAGTGGTCTCCCTAAGTTAAAAACCGTTTCTTGTCAGCCAGTTTCAGGTTAAAAACATTGCAGTCACGGCAAGACTTGGGGAAGGATCCGGTTTCCTCTTTTCTGATATGGTGGGATGAGAGAGTGGGAGATTTTATCGTTCCTGTCGGATGAAACCAAGCTTGTGGAGGAACCGCTCATGAAGCCGGGTATCGTCTCCCATCTCGGGATGAAAGGAAAACGCCACGTGCCGGCCCTTCTCCACGGCGACAACGCCCTGATCAACTGAGGAGAGCACCCTGAGATCAGCACCGGTCCGGGTGACTACCGGGGCGCGGATGAAGACCGCGTGGAACGGACCCCCCTCCAGTCCATCAACCGAGAGATCAGCCTCGAACGATTCCCGCTGCCGGCCAAACGCATTCCGGTCAACGGTCATGTCCATGAGAGAGAGCGGGTGGACCCTCGGGTCGGCAACATCCGTTGCCATGAGGACCATCCCGGCGCAGGTGGCAAAGATCCCGCCTTTGAACTGCCGGATTGGTTCGTACAACCCGTTCTTGTCGATGAGCCGGGAGATGGTGGTCGATTCCCCGCCGGGGATCGCCAGGGCATGGCATCCGGCAAGATCCGCAGGGCTCCTCACCTCCAAGACTTCTGACGAGGGTCCGTACTCCATCCGTTCGAGCGCCAGGAGGAACGCATCGATATGCTCGCTCACGTTCCCCTGCAGCGCCAGGACACCGATCTTAGCGTCCACGGGTCTGGAGCACCTCGTCGTCCCGGAGCTTGTGGACATCGAGACCGGGCATTGCATCGCCAAGGCCGGTGCTGACCTTTGCGATGACGTTGGCATCATTGAAGTGGTTTACCGCTTCAACGATCGCTTTGGCCATCCTCTCGGGCTCCGATGATTTGAAAATACCGGATCCCACGAAGACACCATCAGCGCCCAGCTGCATCATGAGAGCTGCATCGGAGGGTGTGGCAATTCCTCCGGCCGAGAAGTTCACAACCGGCAGCCGGCCGCGTTCGGCACATTCGATGACCAGTTCCGCGGGAGCTTCGATCTCCCGGGCATAATCGATCATCTCCTGCTTGTCGAGTCCACGGAGCAGACGGATCTCGCCCATGATCGTGCGCATGTGCCGGACCGCTTCGACAACATTTCCGGTACCTGCTTCGCCCTTGGTCCGGATCATTGCTGCTCCTTCGTTGATCCTCCGAAGTGCTTCGCCGAGATCGCGGGCGCCGCAGACAAAGGGGACCTTGAACCGGGTCTTATCGATATGGTATTGTTCGTCTGCGGGGGTCAAAACTTCGCTCTCGTCGATCATGTCCACGCCGAGAACTTCGAGGACCTGCGCCTCCACGAAATGGCCGATCCGGACCTTTCCCATGACCGGTATGGAGACTGCATCGATGATCTCGGCAACCTTCTGGGGATCCGCCATGCGGGCAACCCCGCCGGCCTTGCGGATATCGGACGGGACCCGTTCGAGCGACATGACTGCGACGGCCCCGGCTTCCTCGGCGATCTTTGCCTGTTCGGCATTCACGACATCCATGATTACGCCCCCCTTCTGCATGGATGCAAAACCGCGCTTGAGAAGCTCAGTGCCAAATCTCAGTTCTTCCAGTTTCATATACCTGTACTATTGATCAAGGATCCCAATAAAAACAGTGCGCAACAGGCAATACCTGCAAACATCAGGGTGACCGCCCGGGCCGCTTTTATGATGTCGGGACCTCCTTCATCGAGCATCCGTTCTCCATTCCCGATTGTGTACACACCCGGTTTCTCGAACCGGATTCCGACACCCCCGGCCATGGCGGCCATGACGATCCCGCCATTGAATCCCGGGCGCCTGTACCCATCGCGCCGCATTACGCTCCATGCAGGAGTGAAACGACCATGGATTGCAAAATACACCAGCAGAAGCAGGACCGTGATCCGGGCCGGGATAAAATTGAGGATATCATCCATCCGGGCCGGACACCAGCCGATCCGCTCGCGTTCATCCCGGTACCCGAGCATCGCGTCCATGGTGTTGGCCGCACGATAGACCGCAGCACCGGGTAGTCCGAAGAGAACGAAGAATGAGAGCGGAGAGATGATGGAGTCGGTGATATTCTCGGTCATGGACTCGTAGCCCGCGGAGAGGATATGATCCCGGTCGAGGGCAGCTGTGTCGCGGGAGACGAGGAACTGGACTTTTTCCCTGCCTATCTCTACTCCGTCTTTTACCGCATCCACGACCGCGAGTGTGTGCTCCTCCAGCGAGCGCCAGGCAAAACAGCTCTTCAGCAGGAACGGGGCGATGATAATATACAGGTACCACGGTGCAAGGACGGAGACAAGAAAGAACGGGAAGGAGAAGACAACCGCGGTCAGGATCCAGAACAGAACACCCGCGGTTCTCTGCCACCCGGGTGAATAGGACGAGGGTTTCCCCCACCACCCGATGAACCGGCCCAGCAGGGCAACCGGGTGGTATGGAGAATGCGGATCGCCGGTTATGCGGTCCACGAGAAGCGCGGCACAGAGGATGATCGCCGCAAGGATCAATCCTGCCGGTACCATGTATAGAGTGCCCCGACAATGAGGATGATAAAAGAGGCGGTATTGAGGAATTCGGTTCCCGTGTAGAACCATGCCGTGTAAAGGATCAGGGCAATTCCCATCAGGATCATCAGGAGATGGGGACGGCCGTGGGCAACCGGCTGGAGAGGTGCCTCTTCCGATACCATTGGCCGCAGGTGCGATGGATGGAGGACCTGGACATGCGTCGTGGTCTTCACAACGCCATAGCCTGAGATGATCTCCAGATCAAAAGAACCTTCTTCGCTCTCCTTCCGGATAGGGATCGCAAGGACAGAGGCATCGACAATATACAGGTTCTCATGGAAAAAATCGGTATACAACGCCGCGTTGGCAGCAGAGATCGTGATATGGATGGGGGCACCCCGGTTTGTGAATCTGAGCACGAGCCGGCCCCCTGATTCGGCCGTGATCTTCCCCCGGGGGAGATCGATCGAGTTGATCCCGCTGCGGTTGAGGAAGATCTCAAAGCCGGATTCGTCTCCCGGTATGTCAGGGCTGATCAATGCTGACAGGGCGAGCGGGAGACTCATACCGTTACCTCTTACTGGGAAGTCTGGGGGAGGAGGTTGGGGATGCCTTCATGGATGGGATACTCAACGCTGCAGGCAGCACAGTGGAGGCCGCCTTCGAGGATCTCTTTCTCATTCTCCTCGGTGACCGCAAGAGTGAGATCCCCTTTGCAGACCGGGCAGCAGAGGATGTCCATGAGGGAGCGTTTCATACGAGTTCATCCCGTAAATCGATTATCTGGGTGATCTCCGGACCGGTGGAGATGAGGGTTATCGGGCTGCCGATGTCCTCTTCCGCCTGCTTGAGGAAATCTTTGGCTTTCTTGGTAAGCCGGGAATACTCCTTTACGCCAAAACAGGATTCATCCACGCGGTCGATACCGGTGATAGCTGCCTGCGTGCACCCGTTGATCATTGCGGAATACCGGGCCATGTCCCCGTCCCATCCGCCGATCCGGCGCTTCCGGTGGGTGACGGTTCCGAACTCCTGGATCCCCATGGCATCGGATTTCTCAAACGACATCTCGGTGGAGAACGGGCCTTCCCCGACACGGGTCGGGTACGCCTTGAAGACCACGATGACATCGTCAATTTTGGTCGGGCCTACGCCATTGTCGGCAGCAATCTGGGAAGCTGAGGTATCCTTGCTGGTCACAAAGGGATAGGTGCCGTAATATAAGGAAATCCCAAAACCCTGCGTGCCTTCAAGCAGGACGGTCTCATTCTTTTTCAGTGCTTCATCGATTGCGAAGGGGACGTCAAGCAGGTATTCGGCAAGTTCCGGCACGTCCTTTGCCTGAGGGGAGACTCGCATGACCCTGTCGGAGTTGGCGGGTCCGCAGCCTGAGCCGGTGCTCCCGATCTTCTTTGAAAGGTGGGCACTTCCCTTGTCCCGCGCAATGTGATCTTCGGTGATGATACCGCAGCGCTTGTCA
This region includes:
- the pdxS gene encoding pyridoxal 5'-phosphate synthase lyase subunit PdxS; translated protein: MKLEELRFGTELLKRGFASMQKGGVIMDVVNAEQAKIAEEAGAVAVMSLERVPSDIRKAGGVARMADPQKVAEIIDAVSIPVMGKVRIGHFVEAQVLEVLGVDMIDESEVLTPADEQYHIDKTRFKVPFVCGARDLGEALRRINEGAAMIRTKGEAGTGNVVEAVRHMRTIMGEIRLLRGLDKQEMIDYAREIEAPAELVIECAERGRLPVVNFSAGGIATPSDAALMMQLGADGVFVGSGIFKSSEPERMAKAIVEAVNHFNDANVIAKVSTGLGDAMPGLDVHKLRDDEVLQTRGR
- the cbiB gene encoding adenosylcobinamide-phosphate synthase CbiB is translated as MVPAGLILAAIILCAALLVDRITGDPHSPYHPVALLGRFIGWWGKPSSYSPGWQRTAGVLFWILTAVVFSFPFFLVSVLAPWYLYIIIAPFLLKSCFAWRSLEEHTLAVVDAVKDGVEIGREKVQFLVSRDTAALDRDHILSAGYESMTENITDSIISPLSFFVLFGLPGAAVYRAANTMDAMLGYRDERERIGWCPARMDDILNFIPARITVLLLLVYFAIHGRFTPAWSVMRRDGYRRPGFNGGIVMAAMAGGVGIRFEKPGVYTIGNGERMLDEGGPDIIKAARAVTLMFAGIACCALFLLGSLINSTGI
- a CDS encoding methytransferase partner Trm112, whose product is MKRSLMDILCCPVCKGDLTLAVTEENEKEILEGGLHCAACSVEYPIHEGIPNLLPQTSQ
- a CDS encoding adenylosuccinate synthetase, with product MSCSIIVGGFFGDEGKGKVVAHIAHKDKPVIISRGGVGPNAGHTVQVGTKEYGVRMVPSGFVYKEAKLCIGSGVLVDPRVLKHEVEMLGVQGRVFVDKRCGIITEDHIARDKGSAHLSKKIGSTGSGCGPANSDRVMRVSPQAKDVPELAEYLLDVPFAIDEALKKNETVLLEGTQGFGISLYYGTYPFVTSKDTSASQIAADNGVGPTKIDDVIVVFKAYPTRVGEGPFSTEMSFEKSDAMGIQEFGTVTHRKRRIGGWDGDMARYSAMINGCTQAAITGIDRVDESCFGVKEYSRLTKKAKDFLKQAEEDIGSPITLISTGPEITQIIDLRDELV